The following are encoded in a window of Staphylococcus piscifermentans genomic DNA:
- a CDS encoding NAD(P)H-dependent oxidoreductase, with protein MDNKEMRQIIIDAFNFRHATKQFNPDKKVSDADFQTILEAGRLSPSSIGSEPWRFVVVQNEEMREKLREVAPGAIGKLETASHFVILLARRNVKADSEYFRHMLTDIQKVPDEKLEDMVKGFTSFQNDNLNLYESERSLWDWASKQTYIALGNMMTAAALLGVDSCPMEGFKMKELTKFLEDEGVMNSEYFLPSVMVAFGYRKEDPKRGKTRQSQDEVVEWVM; from the coding sequence ATGGATAACAAAGAGATGCGTCAAATTATTATCGATGCTTTTAATTTCAGACACGCAACAAAGCAATTTAACCCTGATAAAAAGGTGAGCGATGCTGATTTCCAAACAATTTTAGAAGCGGGTCGTTTATCACCAAGTTCTATCGGCTCTGAGCCATGGCGTTTTGTCGTTGTACAAAATGAAGAGATGCGTGAAAAATTAAGAGAAGTTGCACCAGGTGCAATCGGCAAATTAGAAACAGCAAGTCATTTCGTGATTCTTCTTGCACGTAGAAATGTTAAAGCCGACTCTGAATATTTCAGACATATGTTGACTGATATTCAGAAAGTACCAGATGAAAAGCTTGAAGATATGGTCAAAGGCTTTACTTCTTTCCAAAATGACAACTTGAATCTTTACGAAAGCGAGCGTTCATTATGGGATTGGGCCAGCAAGCAAACGTACATTGCTTTAGGTAATATGATGACTGCAGCAGCATTATTAGGTGTAGATTCATGTCCAATGGAAGGGTTTAAAATGAAAGAATTGACAAAATTCCTTGAAGATGAAGGTGTCATGAACTCAGAATACTTCTTACCTTCTGTAATGGTCGCATTCGGTTATCGTAAAGAAGACCCTAAACGTGGTAAAACACGTCAATCACAAGATGAAGTTGTGGAATGGGTAATGTAA
- a CDS encoding D-2-hydroxyacid dehydrogenase, which yields MVKIKMYDVETYEEQFIKDWVQAHDVEVDYEHGPLTKENVEDVKGYDGISLSHNGPFDSDLFEILASYGIKQIAQRSAGFDMYDLEKAKANGILITTVPSYSPSSIAEYAVMGALYFVRQVPLAQQRVQAHDFRWKGDIMSRTVKDLTVAVIGVGRIGSISARLFHSFGCRVVGYDLVRRPEMEDIVDYKESMLDAITQADIVTLHIPGNKETYHLFDDEVFRHFKAQTIFVNAARGMVVDTQAFLKALDSEKIAGAVIDTYENEAEYYRRDYSGKVIQDEVLLHLIERDDVLVSPHIAFFTGEAVKNLTEGGLNSTLEVLNTGDSEFRIN from the coding sequence ATGGTTAAAATTAAAATGTATGATGTAGAAACGTATGAGGAACAATTTATTAAGGATTGGGTGCAGGCACATGATGTGGAAGTGGATTATGAGCATGGCCCATTAACGAAAGAGAATGTTGAAGACGTGAAGGGTTATGATGGCATTTCTTTAAGTCATAATGGCCCGTTCGACTCTGATTTGTTTGAAATATTAGCGTCTTATGGCATTAAACAGATTGCTCAACGCAGTGCAGGCTTTGATATGTATGATTTGGAAAAAGCGAAGGCAAATGGCATCTTGATTACGACGGTACCTAGTTATTCTCCAAGTTCGATTGCTGAATATGCTGTGATGGGTGCATTGTATTTTGTCAGACAAGTTCCGTTAGCGCAACAACGTGTGCAAGCACATGATTTCAGATGGAAAGGCGATATTATGTCACGCACAGTCAAAGATTTGACGGTGGCAGTTATCGGCGTGGGTCGTATCGGTAGTATCTCAGCACGTTTATTCCATAGTTTCGGATGCCGTGTAGTGGGTTATGATTTGGTGCGCCGTCCTGAAATGGAAGATATTGTGGATTATAAAGAGAGTATGCTGGATGCAATTACGCAAGCGGATATTGTGACGTTACATATTCCGGGCAATAAAGAGACATATCATTTATTTGATGATGAAGTCTTCCGTCATTTCAAAGCGCAAACGATTTTCGTTAATGCGGCACGTGGTATGGTCGTGGACACTCAAGCTTTCTTAAAAGCTTTAGATAGTGAGAAAATTGCGGGCGCGGTGATTGATACGTATGAAAATGAAGCGGAATATTATAGAAGAGATTATTCTGGTAAAGTAATTCAAGATGAAGTGTTGTTGCATCTGATTGAGCGAGATGATGTATTAGTGTCGCCACATATTGCATTCTTTACAGGTGAAGCGGTTAAAAATTTAACAGAGGGCGGTTTAAATAGTACGCTGGAAGTCTTAAATACGGGCGATTCTGAATTCCGTATTAATTAA
- a CDS encoding ABC transporter ATP-binding protein, which yields MKVFINLKWFFKQEKARYLLGLLVLLGIALVQLVPPQIIGKTIDLIGTKKLTGHDLLIYMLLLSGAAIMTYVLRYTWRVLIFGTSNKLGKILRNRLYEKYTSMSPSFFQQRRTGDLMAHATNDINAVQGAAGPGILMISDSLITGTSILITMAITVNWKLTLIIMLPMPILVILTSYYGRLMSKGFKKAQAAFSRLNDKTQESIAGIKVTKTMGYEKSDQKDFKHISDDVVQKNLKVAQIDALFDPTIMLVIGTSYFLAVVCGSFMIFHDTISLGQLITATTYLGMLVWPLLALGFFFNIIQRGNASYERIDDIVNTQNEIDTSYTVEGYPSGDITFNIESFSFPDAEHPALKDVHFTIKEGSTVGIVGRTSSGKSTLLRLLVREFDTKRPEDITYGGIPLRDYEIRHLRAMFGYVPQDNFLFSTTIKENIAFADPAMEEENVASAAQLSYIHHDILDFPKGYDTIVGERGVSLSGGQKQRVSIARAVIQNPPVLIFDDSLSAVDADTEEHILDNMQNERQGKTNIITAHRMSAVSHADLIIVMDEGTVAEKGTHEELLHNQGWYAQTYQSQQLRDELTRNLDDITQEEGDDSHAET from the coding sequence GTGAAAGTATTTATCAATCTAAAGTGGTTTTTTAAACAGGAAAAGGCTAGGTATTTATTAGGATTATTAGTCTTATTAGGCATCGCACTTGTACAATTGGTACCGCCTCAAATTATTGGTAAGACCATCGATTTGATTGGCACTAAGAAATTGACAGGCCATGATTTGCTGATTTATATGCTGTTATTAAGTGGTGCTGCGATTATGACTTATGTCTTAAGATATACATGGCGTGTGTTGATTTTCGGTACGAGTAATAAATTGGGCAAAATTCTGCGTAATCGTTTATATGAGAAATATACTTCGATGAGTCCTTCATTTTTCCAGCAGAGACGTACAGGAGATTTGATGGCACATGCTACTAATGATATTAATGCCGTGCAAGGTGCAGCAGGGCCAGGTATATTGATGATCAGTGATTCATTGATTACTGGAACATCGATCCTGATCACGATGGCGATTACGGTCAATTGGAAGCTGACTTTGATTATCATGCTGCCGATGCCGATTTTAGTTATCTTAACGAGTTACTATGGACGTTTAATGAGTAAAGGATTCAAGAAAGCGCAAGCGGCATTTAGTCGTTTAAATGATAAGACGCAAGAAAGTATTGCCGGCATTAAAGTAACGAAAACGATGGGTTATGAAAAGAGTGACCAGAAAGATTTCAAACATATCAGTGATGATGTAGTGCAGAAGAATTTGAAGGTCGCGCAAATTGATGCGTTATTTGATCCGACCATTATGCTGGTGATTGGTACAAGTTATTTCTTAGCGGTTGTCTGCGGTTCATTTATGATCTTCCATGACACAATTTCGCTTGGACAGCTGATTACTGCAACGACTTATTTAGGTATGCTGGTATGGCCATTGCTCGCACTCGGCTTTTTCTTCAACATTATTCAACGCGGCAACGCCTCTTACGAACGTATTGACGATATTGTGAATACGCAAAATGAAATTGATACCTCCTATACAGTGGAAGGTTATCCTTCTGGAGATATTACTTTCAATATTGAAAGCTTCAGTTTCCCAGATGCAGAACACCCTGCGCTGAAAGATGTTCATTTTACCATCAAAGAAGGCAGTACGGTGGGCATTGTCGGCAGAACAAGTTCAGGTAAGAGTACGTTGTTGCGTTTGTTGGTTCGTGAATTTGATACGAAGCGTCCGGAAGACATTACTTATGGCGGTATTCCGCTTCGCGATTATGAAATTCGTCATTTGCGTGCAATGTTCGGTTATGTCCCGCAAGATAATTTCTTATTCTCTACCACTATTAAGGAGAATATTGCCTTTGCGGACCCTGCGATGGAAGAAGAGAACGTTGCAAGCGCTGCTCAATTAAGTTATATTCATCATGATATTTTAGACTTCCCGAAAGGGTATGACACGATTGTCGGCGAGCGTGGCGTTTCTTTATCCGGCGGTCAAAAACAACGTGTTTCTATTGCGCGTGCGGTCATACAGAACCCGCCCGTCCTAATATTTGATGATTCTTTATCTGCAGTCGATGCGGATACCGAGGAACATATTCTAGACAACATGCAGAATGAACGTCAAGGCAAGACGAATATTATAACTGCCCATCGTATGAGTGCAGTGAGTCATGCTGATTTGATTATCGTGATGGATGAAGGTACTGTTGCTGAAAAAGGAACACATGAAGAACTGCTGCACAATCAAGGCTGGTATGCCCAAACTTACCAATCGCAACAATTACGTGACGAACTGACACGCAACCTCGATGATATCACGCAAGAGGAAGGGGATGACTCTCATGCCGAGACATAA
- a CDS encoding ABC transporter ATP-binding protein: protein MPRHNKAHYDYQLSARDQWRVLMRLIRYTFPFKWMIAAAFGMLAISTAASVATPYIVKVFIDDYLTPRHFPQHEIIWLVVIFIAIELVGAITTYINIYMFQNFAFKIIQQLRIDAFDKIGNLGMKYFDEVPSGSIVSRLTNDTEAIVDMFTGVFASFLMALFTVISSFIMMFILDVRLALMALLFMPIIILVLALYRKYASLFFAEARERLSSLNAKLAESIEGIRMIQVFNQEKRLQEELAEINEEYYQYNLKTIRLDGLLLRPAIGMLSIFATVMILSYFGLLSFSSTVTAGVVYAFVQYMQRFFEPINQVSQNLNIFQQALVAANRVFALLDNDTLEPKQEAVADHLITNGKIEFKDVTFSYDGEHDVLKHITFTANPGETVALVGHTGSGKSTIINLFMRFYEFQHGEICVDGHSIKTIPKEDLKRKVGLVLQDPFIFYGTIFTNIKLYHPTMTFEQVKDAAEFVHADRFINQLPDQYNHKVVEKGSAFSSGERQLIAFARTMAIDPKILILDEATAYIDSETEEQIQDSLKVMRKGRTTLAIAHRLSTIQDADQILVLNKGEIVERGTHETLLKQKGIYYNMFLLQNGQH, encoded by the coding sequence ATGCCGAGACATAATAAAGCGCATTACGATTACCAATTAAGCGCTCGAGATCAATGGCGCGTCTTAATGCGCTTAATCCGTTATACCTTCCCATTCAAATGGATGATTGCGGCAGCTTTCGGCATGCTGGCGATTTCTACAGCAGCGAGTGTAGCCACGCCTTATATCGTGAAAGTATTCATCGACGATTATTTGACACCGAGACACTTTCCGCAACACGAAATTATTTGGCTCGTAGTCATCTTTATCGCAATTGAACTTGTAGGAGCCATTACGACCTATATTAATATCTACATGTTCCAAAACTTTGCCTTTAAGATCATTCAACAACTCAGAATTGATGCTTTCGATAAAATCGGCAACCTCGGTATGAAATACTTCGACGAGGTACCGAGCGGCAGTATCGTTTCGCGTCTGACTAATGACACCGAAGCCATTGTCGACATGTTTACAGGCGTATTTGCCTCATTCTTGATGGCCCTTTTTACCGTGATTTCCAGTTTCATCATGATGTTCATTTTAGATGTCAGACTGGCCCTCATGGCGCTGTTATTTATGCCGATTATCATCTTAGTACTCGCACTCTACCGTAAATACGCTTCCCTCTTTTTTGCGGAAGCGAGAGAACGGCTTTCTAGCTTGAATGCGAAACTGGCCGAATCTATCGAAGGCATTCGGATGATTCAAGTCTTTAATCAGGAAAAAAGACTGCAGGAAGAGCTTGCAGAAATTAATGAGGAGTACTACCAATATAATCTGAAGACCATTCGCTTGGACGGATTATTATTACGACCTGCCATTGGAATGTTAAGTATCTTTGCGACAGTGATGATTCTGAGTTATTTCGGCTTATTAAGCTTTTCATCAACAGTAACTGCAGGGGTAGTTTATGCCTTTGTGCAATATATGCAGCGTTTCTTCGAACCAATCAACCAGGTCAGCCAGAATTTAAATATCTTCCAGCAAGCCTTAGTTGCAGCGAACCGTGTATTTGCACTGCTGGATAATGATACCTTAGAGCCGAAACAAGAAGCGGTGGCAGACCATCTCATTACAAACGGTAAAATAGAATTTAAAGATGTCACTTTCAGTTATGACGGTGAACATGACGTATTGAAACATATTACGTTCACTGCTAATCCAGGAGAAACAGTAGCCTTAGTCGGTCATACCGGCTCAGGGAAAAGTACGATTATCAACTTGTTTATGCGTTTCTATGAATTTCAGCATGGAGAAATCTGTGTGGATGGTCATTCTATCAAGACGATTCCAAAAGAAGATTTGAAACGTAAAGTTGGTTTAGTATTGCAAGATCCCTTTATTTTCTATGGAACGATATTCACGAATATCAAACTGTATCACCCGACGATGACCTTTGAACAAGTGAAAGATGCGGCTGAATTTGTTCATGCCGACCGTTTTATCAACCAACTGCCTGATCAATATAACCACAAAGTTGTGGAAAAAGGGAGTGCCTTTTCGAGTGGGGAACGCCAATTGATCGCCTTTGCCAGAACAATGGCCATCGACCCTAAAATCTTGATACTCGATGAAGCGACTGCTTATATTGATTCAGAAACAGAAGAACAAATTCAAGATTCTCTCAAAGTCATGCGTAAAGGGCGTACAACTTTAGCCATTGCTCATCGACTTTCAACGATTCAAGATGCCGATCAGATTTTAGTATTGAATAAAGGTGAAATAGTCGAACGCGGTACGCATGAAACACTATTGAAACAAAAAGGCATTTACTATAATATGTTCCTGTTGCAAAACGGGCAACATTAA
- a CDS encoding GNAT family N-acetyltransferase, whose product MTDLQKGENQFYIGDVDQPDAIIQFRKVNDQTIDIHYAAVSDTLGNQGMGTKLVEKVIDYANENGLKITCTSSYARNIIHHFPEFQQFYANKE is encoded by the coding sequence ATGACAGATTTACAGAAGGGTGAAAATCAATTTTACATCGGGGATGTCGATCAACCAGACGCTATTATTCAATTCCGAAAGGTGAATGATCAAACAATTGATATTCATTATGCAGCTGTAAGTGATACTTTAGGCAACCAAGGGATGGGGACCAAATTGGTTGAAAAAGTAATAGATTACGCTAATGAAAATGGTTTGAAGATAACTTGCACAAGTTCATATGCAAGAAATATCATTCATCATTTTCCAGAATTCCAACAATTTTATGCCAACAAAGAATAA
- a CDS encoding metal ABC transporter solute-binding protein, Zn/Mn family, whose amino-acid sequence MKKAIFILLSLVLTVALAACGNGGNDKDSGSKDKKKEYSENHKMKINTTVFAFQSFAEQIGGKYVDVKSIYPPGSDIHNFEPTQKEILNISKGDLFIYTDKEMDPAAGKIAKTIKNKDDVLSLTKGISKKDILPGEEHEHEHEHGDHEEHGEDHKHEHEHGEEHHHHGKYDPHIWLDPVVDQKFAKEIKDELVKKDPDHKDYYEKNFKKLDKDIANVDKDMKQVSKDKKRDKVIISHDSLSYLAKRYNFEQEGVNGMNNDEPSQKEILAIVDEVKKSKQPYVLYEQNIPSKVTDIIRKETNTKPLSFHNLSVLTKDEAKDKDITYQSLMKKNIETLKKALDE is encoded by the coding sequence ATGAAAAAGGCAATATTCATTTTGTTATCTCTTGTCTTGACTGTAGCTTTAGCAGCTTGCGGTAACGGCGGCAACGATAAAGACAGCGGCAGTAAAGATAAGAAGAAAGAATACAGTGAAAACCATAAGATGAAAATCAATACAACAGTATTTGCTTTCCAAAGCTTTGCAGAGCAAATCGGCGGTAAATATGTAGATGTGAAATCAATCTACCCACCTGGTTCAGACATACATAATTTCGAACCGACTCAAAAAGAAATATTGAATATCTCAAAAGGTGATTTATTCATCTATACAGATAAAGAGATGGACCCAGCAGCAGGTAAAATTGCGAAAACAATCAAAAATAAAGATGACGTCTTGTCATTAACAAAAGGCATCAGCAAAAAAGACATTCTTCCTGGTGAAGAACATGAGCATGAACACGAGCATGGTGACCACGAAGAACATGGTGAAGACCATAAACATGAGCATGAACATGGTGAAGAACACCATCATCATGGCAAATACGATCCACATATTTGGTTAGATCCAGTTGTTGACCAAAAATTCGCTAAAGAAATTAAAGACGAATTAGTTAAGAAAGACCCAGACCACAAAGATTACTATGAAAAGAACTTCAAAAAATTAGACAAAGATATCGCAAATGTTGATAAAGATATGAAACAAGTATCTAAAGACAAAAAACGTGATAAAGTCATCATCTCTCATGATTCATTATCATACTTAGCAAAACGTTATAACTTCGAACAAGAAGGCGTTAACGGTATGAACAATGATGAACCAAGTCAAAAAGAAATTTTAGCTATCGTAGACGAAGTTAAAAAATCTAAACAACCATACGTATTGTATGAACAAAATATTCCATCTAAAGTAACTGACATCATCAGAAAAGAAACAAATACAAAACCATTAAGCTTCCATAACTTGTCAGTATTGACTAAAGATGAAGCTAAAGACAAAGATATTACTTATCAATCATTGATGAAGAAAAATATCGAAACGTTGAAAAAAGCTTTAGATGAATAA
- a CDS encoding YbjQ family protein gives MSNTSILVVTSDQIANYEIVETIGEVFGITVQSRDAVSDFGASIKNIFGGEIKSYTQMLENARAEAIYRLQEAAVEKGADAVVAMRFDSNEISETASSVVAYGTAVKIRHI, from the coding sequence ATGAGCAATACGTCAATTTTAGTCGTAACCAGCGATCAAATTGCTAATTACGAGATTGTCGAAACGATTGGAGAGGTTTTCGGTATTACGGTACAGTCTAGAGATGCGGTTTCAGATTTCGGTGCTTCTATAAAAAATATTTTCGGTGGAGAAATTAAAAGTTATACGCAAATGTTAGAAAATGCACGTGCGGAAGCGATTTATCGCTTGCAAGAAGCTGCTGTTGAAAAAGGTGCTGATGCAGTGGTTGCAATGCGCTTTGATTCTAATGAAATCAGTGAGACAGCATCAAGTGTCGTCGCATATGGTACAGCAGTAAAAATAAGACATATTTAA
- the melB gene encoding melibiose:sodium transporter MelB — protein MERKLTRFEKYAFGFGTVGKDAIFNIVSLFLMFYITDIVGLSPAFVGILFFAARIWDAINDPMMGMVVDNTHNRFGKFKTWLVIGTLINAGITVLLFTNFNLPGNGMYIYISIMYIIWGMTYTIMDIPYWSWLPNLTNNPREREEVAVVPRFFASFAAFVIGSFGLFFIHRLDDALQHPFKGAGMFALAVICSITFLITIGITVFCVHEDTEIERQNAIKVHFKDLWRILFRNKELLAIIGVILAFNLCGQMINGIILYYFKYVAGVERLFSVFNTMILIEMVSLLIFPYLVKKVGRSAVFNYAVFGIVSGLIIILAAGFIAPHAAIWVIIGGACIRFGTGTLVGINTVALADVIDYSEVKFGQRNESVITSTQTFLVKLAQAFAGLSVGVGLSLIGYTPNVTQTAETVWGIRIGMVGIPLFFILLCSLLYHKAFNLKGDFLKDIEKTLEYKRKRERRTPIHHETPTEEQVTFQE, from the coding sequence TTGGAAAGGAAATTAACACGCTTTGAGAAATATGCATTCGGATTCGGAACAGTAGGGAAGGATGCGATATTTAATATTGTCAGTTTATTTCTGATGTTCTATATCACTGACATTGTGGGATTGTCTCCAGCATTTGTCGGTATTCTCTTTTTTGCAGCACGTATTTGGGATGCCATTAATGATCCGATGATGGGCATGGTAGTCGACAACACACATAACCGCTTCGGCAAATTTAAAACTTGGCTAGTCATCGGTACGCTTATCAACGCAGGTATTACTGTCCTGCTCTTCACTAATTTCAATCTGCCAGGCAACGGAATGTATATTTATATTTCCATCATGTACATCATTTGGGGCATGACTTATACCATCATGGATATTCCATATTGGTCATGGCTGCCAAACTTGACGAATAACCCGAGAGAACGTGAAGAAGTAGCAGTCGTTCCGAGATTCTTCGCCAGCTTTGCTGCATTTGTGATCGGCAGTTTCGGACTTTTCTTTATTCATCGACTCGATGACGCACTCCAGCATCCATTTAAAGGCGCAGGGATGTTTGCACTTGCAGTGATTTGCAGTATTACCTTTTTAATTACTATTGGTATTACCGTATTTTGCGTACATGAAGACACTGAAATCGAACGTCAGAATGCCATCAAAGTACATTTTAAAGATTTATGGCGCATTCTTTTCAGAAATAAAGAATTGTTAGCCATTATCGGAGTAATCTTAGCCTTTAATCTCTGCGGACAAATGATTAATGGCATTATTCTCTACTACTTCAAATATGTTGCTGGTGTGGAAAGATTATTCTCTGTATTTAATACGATGATTCTGATTGAGATGGTGTCACTATTGATTTTCCCTTACTTAGTTAAAAAAGTAGGGCGCAGTGCTGTCTTCAATTATGCTGTGTTCGGAATTGTCAGCGGGCTCATCATTATCCTAGCAGCCGGATTTATAGCACCGCATGCAGCCATCTGGGTTATCATCGGAGGCGCTTGCATTCGTTTCGGCACAGGCACTTTAGTCGGTATCAATACTGTAGCTTTAGCCGATGTAATTGATTACAGCGAAGTGAAATTCGGACAACGTAATGAAAGTGTTATTACCTCAACGCAAACCTTTTTAGTCAAACTCGCACAAGCCTTTGCAGGATTGAGTGTCGGCGTCGGACTATCGCTCATCGGCTATACACCGAATGTGACGCAAACTGCTGAAACCGTTTGGGGCATCCGTATCGGCATGGTAGGAATACCGCTGTTCTTCATCTTACTTTGCAGTCTGCTCTATCATAAAGCTTTTAATTTGAAAGGTGACTTCTTGAAAGATATTGAGAAAACTTTGGAATATAAACGTAAACGTGAAAGACGTACGCCGATTCATCATGAAACACCCACCGAAGAACAAGTAACCTTCCAAGAGTAA
- a CDS encoding AraC family transcriptional regulator: MVVQLLWKKFVKENFEFNIDECGIELGTPNVGYTYTVTKTAVLHVITHGSGTFRYQGRTYHLEKGDIFLLKEGMEVSYTAAKNNPWTYFWVGLSGKQALNYLSRSSIVDNVVIQQQNIADISRVIQKICHTAERMQIEKSDDIKLNQYVFELLYDLQKTFPKKFTYTEPEVDPKVQIALQFMNQNYKHAISVNKIADAANVSRSYLYKTFRKYFNTSPKDYLHHLRMYHASQHLIHTQEPIYAIAEMVGYHHDPLIFSRAFKRHFNMNPSEYRNIYSKLHSDDTKPS, encoded by the coding sequence ATGGTTGTGCAGTTGCTCTGGAAAAAATTTGTCAAAGAAAATTTTGAGTTTAATATCGATGAATGCGGTATTGAGTTGGGTACGCCGAATGTCGGCTATACCTATACAGTCACTAAGACCGCTGTATTGCACGTGATTACTCACGGCTCCGGAACTTTCCGATATCAAGGACGTACTTATCATCTAGAGAAAGGTGATATTTTTTTATTAAAAGAAGGAATGGAAGTCAGTTACACAGCTGCTAAAAATAATCCTTGGACGTATTTCTGGGTAGGTCTCAGCGGGAAACAAGCTTTAAATTATTTATCACGCTCGAGTATTGTAGATAACGTGGTCATTCAGCAGCAAAATATTGCCGATATTTCCCGGGTAATACAGAAGATTTGTCACACTGCAGAACGTATGCAAATTGAGAAATCGGATGATATTAAATTGAATCAGTATGTCTTTGAATTATTGTATGACTTGCAGAAGACCTTTCCGAAAAAATTTACATATACGGAACCGGAAGTCGATCCAAAAGTTCAGATTGCCCTGCAATTTATGAATCAAAATTATAAACATGCTATCTCTGTTAATAAGATTGCTGATGCTGCGAATGTAAGTCGCAGTTATCTCTATAAAACCTTTCGCAAGTACTTTAATACTTCACCCAAAGATTACCTCCATCATTTGCGTATGTATCATGCTTCCCAACATTTAATACATACTCAGGAACCGATTTATGCGATTGCTGAAATGGTGGGTTACCATCATGACCCTCTTATTTTCTCGCGCGCCTTTAAGCGTCATTTTAATATGAATCCTTCTGAATATCGGAATATCTATAGTAAGCTGCATTCTGATGACACTAAGCCGTCCTGA